One stretch of Clostridia bacterium DNA includes these proteins:
- the recR gene encoding recombination protein RecR: MKYYAPLLEQLIEHFERFPGIGRKTAQRMAFFVLNQPEEKVKSFADCLVSAKSEIHRCSECCNLTDGEKCSVCGDPSRDRATICVVEEPKDVVALEAVGEYRGLYHVLHGSISPLEGVGPDDLTVKELLARVSQNPETEVIMATNPDVEGDATALYLSRLLRPLGAKVTRIAYGIPVGGELEFADGETIARAIEGRREI, translated from the coding sequence CTGCTCGAACAGCTCATCGAGCATTTCGAGCGTTTCCCCGGCATCGGGCGCAAGACCGCGCAGAGAATGGCGTTCTTCGTGCTCAATCAGCCGGAAGAAAAAGTCAAAAGCTTCGCCGACTGCCTGGTCAGCGCGAAATCGGAGATCCACCGCTGCAGCGAATGCTGCAACCTGACCGACGGCGAAAAGTGCTCCGTCTGCGGCGATCCCTCGCGGGACCGCGCGACCATCTGCGTCGTCGAGGAGCCGAAGGACGTCGTCGCGCTCGAAGCTGTCGGCGAATACCGCGGGCTCTATCACGTTCTGCACGGCAGCATCTCCCCGCTCGAAGGCGTCGGCCCCGATGATCTGACGGTAAAGGAACTGCTCGCGCGCGTTTCGCAGAATCCCGAGACCGAGGTCATCATGGCGACGAATCCTGACGTTGAGGGCGACGCGACCGCGCTTTACCTATCCCGTCTGCTCCGCCCGCTCGGAGCGAAGGTCACCCGCATCGCCTACGGCATACCCGTCGGCGGCGAACTCGAGTTCGCGGACGGAGAGACGATCGCCCGCGCTATCGAGGGGAGGCGTGAGATATGA
- the smpB gene encoding SsrA-binding protein SmpB — protein sequence MSAKKDKNEQKFIARNKKAYHDYFIEETYEAGIELAGTEVKSLRLGKCNLKDSYCDFRGGEVFVVGMHVSPYEQGNIFNKNPLRDRRLLMHKREILKLFNAVRQDGLTVVPLSAYFSGRRVKLEVGLCRGKKLYDKRAAAAERDAKRTIDRKMKERNV from the coding sequence ATGAGCGCCAAAAAGGACAAAAACGAACAGAAGTTCATAGCCCGCAACAAGAAGGCGTACCACGATTATTTCATCGAGGAGACCTACGAGGCGGGTATAGAGCTTGCCGGCACGGAGGTCAAGAGTCTTCGTCTCGGCAAGTGCAACCTCAAGGACAGCTACTGCGACTTCCGCGGCGGCGAAGTTTTCGTCGTCGGGATGCACGTCAGCCCCTATGAGCAGGGAAACATCTTCAATAAGAACCCCCTGCGCGACCGCCGTCTGCTTATGCACAAGCGGGAGATACTGAAGCTTTTCAACGCCGTGCGGCAGGACGGACTCACCGTCGTGCCGCTTTCAGCATATTTCTCCGGCAGGCGCGTGAAGCTCGAAGTCGGCCTCTGCCGAGGCAAAAAGCTGTACGACAAGCGCGCCGCCGCCGCGGAACGCGACGCCAAGCGCACTATCGACAGAAAGATGAAGGAGCGCAACGTATGA
- a CDS encoding dihydropteroate synthase produces MIYLVGEKLNSSVPTTGEAMLARDFDKLAALALAQAEAGASCLDINTALCGADEIDMLRRVADLAVEKTNCDVMLDSPNPAAIIAVLPHIRGRKTIVNSVTADERLEELVPAAAEYGAGVVALPIRSGAIPSTAEGRLENALAIRARLNAAGIPDERIYIDALAESVAMGGDAGRTLLETTRLLRRELPDVHVICGLSNVSFGLPKRARLNAAAATLLAEAGADSFICDAASPSLKTALAACEAFTGKDEYCMEYITQIRSEEQ; encoded by the coding sequence ATGATCTACCTCGTAGGTGAAAAACTCAACAGCTCCGTCCCCACCACCGGCGAAGCGATGCTCGCGCGCGACTTCGACAAGCTCGCGGCACTCGCGCTCGCGCAGGCGGAGGCGGGAGCGTCCTGCCTTGACATAAACACCGCGCTCTGCGGCGCGGACGAGATCGATATGCTCCGCCGCGTCGCCGACCTCGCGGTCGAAAAAACGAACTGCGACGTTATGCTCGACTCCCCGAATCCCGCCGCGATAATCGCGGTATTGCCGCACATCCGCGGCAGAAAAACGATCGTCAACTCCGTCACCGCCGACGAGCGGCTGGAGGAGCTCGTACCCGCCGCCGCCGAATACGGCGCGGGAGTCGTCGCGCTGCCCATCCGCTCCGGCGCGATACCCTCCACCGCGGAGGGACGGCTTGAAAACGCGCTCGCGATACGCGCGCGCCTGAACGCCGCGGGAATACCCGACGAGCGCATCTATATCGACGCGCTCGCGGAGTCCGTCGCCATGGGCGGCGACGCCGGCAGGACGCTGCTCGAAACGACGCGCCTGCTGCGCCGCGAGCTGCCGGACGTACACGTCATCTGCGGACTTTCAAACGTCTCCTTCGGTCTGCCGAAGCGCGCGCGTCTGAACGCCGCCGCCGCGACGCTGCTCGCGGAAGCCGGCGCGGACAGCTTCATCTGCGACGCCGCTTCCCCCTCGCTGAAGACCGCCCTCGCCGCCTGCGAGGCCTTCACCGGCAAAGACGAATACTGCATGGAATACATTACTCAGATAAGGAGCGAGGAGCAATGA
- a CDS encoding bifunctional homocysteine S-methyltransferase/methylenetetrahydrofolate reductase, giving the protein MIRLYPDRPFIFDGAFGTCYAGLYHDDTPCELANVRHPERVIALHRQYVAAGADGIKTDSFTLNRVNFPDEALLEELVAGAIRCANTAAAGKAAVFADIGPIPDGTAADYADLVDIFIRCGAENFLFETFAEFAPLRDALTRVREKLPEAGVIVSFGAAPDGFTRHGNALTALVAEAAAHPAVDAVGFNCVCGPAHAARLAAELRVSKPLCVMPNAGYPVDVGGRTVYNDNADYFAERIKEICANGAKLVGGCCGTTPAHIAACVSALKSAPAPNAPARSSAEAGAVREEGAFALKLRGGERVVAVELDPPADSGLSDVTDAAALLKNAGADVITFADNPLSRARADSFMTAACVHGRTGAEVMPHLTCRDRNHLAIKSSLLAANAMGVRNVLAVTGDPLSNDEMKSKGVFALNSYNLIGYLAGLNSAEFASAPFCIGGALNIGAANFDAELARAKEKTARGAEYFLTQPVGSERALENLKKAHAELDAPVLAGVYPVAGYRNALFLKNEVSGIDIPDSLLAELKDKSREEAAGISVRYAASVAEKAAPYCRGFYIMTPLKRVDIVAALLEKLKEKQLI; this is encoded by the coding sequence ATGATACGGCTCTATCCCGATCGCCCGTTCATATTCGACGGCGCCTTCGGAACCTGCTACGCCGGCCTTTACCACGACGACACACCCTGCGAGCTGGCGAACGTCAGGCATCCGGAGCGCGTTATTGCGCTGCACAGACAGTACGTCGCCGCCGGCGCGGACGGTATAAAGACCGACTCCTTCACTCTCAACCGCGTCAATTTCCCGGACGAAGCGCTGCTTGAAGAGCTCGTCGCTGGCGCGATCCGCTGCGCGAACACCGCCGCGGCCGGAAAGGCCGCCGTCTTCGCGGATATCGGCCCGATCCCCGACGGGACTGCGGCGGACTACGCCGACCTCGTCGATATCTTCATACGCTGCGGCGCGGAAAACTTCCTTTTCGAGACCTTCGCGGAGTTCGCTCCGCTCAGGGACGCGCTGACGCGCGTCAGAGAAAAACTGCCCGAGGCGGGCGTCATCGTCAGCTTCGGCGCCGCTCCCGACGGCTTCACACGGCACGGCAACGCGCTGACCGCGCTCGTCGCGGAGGCCGCGGCGCATCCGGCGGTGGACGCCGTCGGCTTCAACTGCGTCTGCGGTCCGGCGCACGCCGCGCGGCTCGCCGCCGAACTGCGCGTTTCAAAGCCGCTCTGCGTCATGCCCAACGCCGGCTATCCCGTCGACGTCGGCGGCAGGACGGTCTATAACGACAACGCCGACTACTTCGCCGAAAGGATAAAAGAGATCTGCGCCAACGGCGCGAAGCTCGTCGGCGGCTGCTGCGGAACGACCCCCGCGCATATCGCCGCCTGCGTTTCCGCGCTGAAAAGCGCGCCGGCGCCGAACGCTCCCGCGCGTTCCTCTGCGGAAGCCGGAGCCGTGCGCGAGGAAGGCGCCTTCGCGCTGAAGCTTCGCGGCGGCGAACGCGTCGTCGCTGTCGAGCTCGATCCGCCCGCGGATTCGGGGCTTTCCGACGTTACGGACGCGGCCGCGCTGCTGAAAAACGCCGGCGCGGACGTGATCACCTTCGCGGACAACCCCCTTTCCCGCGCCCGCGCGGACAGCTTCATGACCGCCGCCTGCGTTCACGGGCGCACCGGCGCGGAGGTCATGCCGCACCTGACCTGCCGCGACAGGAACCACCTCGCGATAAAGTCCTCCCTGCTCGCCGCGAACGCGATGGGAGTACGCAATGTGCTCGCCGTTACAGGCGATCCGCTCTCCAACGACGAAATGAAAAGCAAGGGCGTTTTCGCCCTCAATTCATATAACCTTATCGGCTACCTCGCCGGACTGAACTCCGCCGAATTCGCTTCCGCGCCCTTCTGCATAGGCGGCGCGCTGAATATCGGCGCCGCCAACTTCGACGCCGAGCTCGCGAGGGCGAAGGAGAAGACCGCGCGCGGCGCGGAATACTTCCTCACCCAGCCGGTCGGCTCGGAGCGGGCGCTCGAAAATCTCAAAAAAGCGCACGCGGAGCTTGACGCGCCGGTGCTTGCGGGCGTATACCCCGTCGCCGGATACAGAAACGCGCTCTTCCTGAAAAACGAGGTCTCCGGCATAGACATCCCCGATTCGCTCCTCGCCGAGCTCAAAGACAAGAGCCGCGAGGAAGCCGCCGGGATCTCCGTCCGCTACGCCGCTTCGGTCGCCGAAAAAGCCGCTCCCTACTGCCGCGGCTTCTATATCATGACGCCACTGAAGCGCGTCGATATCGTCGCAGCGCTGCTCGAAAAACTTAAGGAGAAGCAACTGATATGA